GAGATGCACGCTAAACTGTTCCCCGCAAAACACGAACCTATAGAGCCGGAGCCTTGGTGGCCTCTGTACGATCCTGAAAGCGGAAAGCCACTCTACGAGATATCCTTGGAAGACAAGTTCTCTGCCAGTCCGACGGATCAACCCCAGTCACCGCTGTTTCGTCTGCCGCCAGAGGTTCGCGCCCAGATATGGAGCTACGCCATGGGTAGCCAGAAGCTATACCTCACCTCGAAGAATGAGCGTCTCGTACAGGCAGAGAAGATGAATGAGTTTAAGTGGTGGCCGAAACGAGGGCTATTGAACGTTCCAATGACTTGCAGAGCAGCGTAAGAAATAACAGTCCTGTCCAGTCGGTGAACGGTATTCTAATAGCCACAAGTTACCTCGAGTCCATCTCTTGCCTCTACTCAAACAACATATTCTGTGTTGGCTTTGGCTCCAATGACAATAAGGTACCCCTCACCTCGATAGACATTTTGCTGCCCCCACAACAAATCGCGGCCATACATCGTCTCGAGGTCGGTTGGCACTTTATCCGCGGCTACACCCAGTACTATGACAGTCACCCGCAAGCCTGGGACTTCTCTATTGTCATCTGCTCGCCTGACAGCGATCAAGTCTGGAACGAGTTTTGCGCAAAGATGGCGCAGCTGTCTAACTTGAAGACATTGAAGATTGTTGTATGGACTTCCGGTGACCGGAGAGCAGAATTCAAGGCATTGGAGAAGGAGACTTTGGCGCCGTTGCAGCAAATGAAGCATCTGAAGGATTTCAACATCTTTCTACCATGGCCGCAAGATGATAAGACCTTGTGGCAGGACGCGCCGTTTAGTATTTCGAGAAGATTCGAGGATAGAAGTACGTATGGTGTGAGCATCCCCAAGTACTAAGAACAGAGAGAATGAAGGTTTCCTTTCATGTTGACGACCTATATCAATTTGAACACCTTGACGTCAATACCAGCTTTGCGGAGCATTTCTGGCGTGACGCTTCTGAGCCAggaatcatcatcatcactccTGTCCCAATCGCTGCCTCTATTGCCACTGCCCATGTGCTCCTTACAGTCCGCAGCTGTACCGTGTTCGTTGCCCAGATTGTTAGGcatttcttcttcctggCAAACACCTTGGAGACCCTCCATTCTGCTTCGAAAGGCAGCGACTCTGGAATCCTTCATCGAGCGGTGTGGAAGCTCACCCAGGATGGCCTCACCATCCATTAAACCAGAAACATAGCACTGTCCTACAACTTCATATGCCCCAGATTCATTCGGGCGCAGAGCCAGCGGCGCATCACAACCTAGCAAAACGGCGATGACGTCCCCGGGCTGACTCCCAGCAGGGCAAAGCCCCAGGTGCCCGTGGTCGGTCCAAAATATTGATCGGCCGTGGCAATGTCGGGGAATATGATATTCCAAGGCCGTAGGGGGCTTGCTAGACTGATTCTCGGCATTCTCAGCAAGACTTTCGACATATGACATTGTTATCTCAAGGACCGGAAAGTCGCTGTCGAGTTCAGGTGTGTTGAAGTCACCACAGCAAATGGTATCGCAAAACGCCTCCAAGAGACTCTGGCCGTTGAGATAGGAGCCGGTAATCCTTGTCTTAGCGAGCCGCTCCAGCTCggtgttgaagttggagCGGTCACGGTAGAACCGAGTCTTGTCGAGCGACTCGATGcgggagatgatgaggccTGCCGCCTGTAGAATGTTGTTTCCAACACATCCACCGTCTGGAAGTAGAATAAAACTACTCTTTGCTTTTGCCAAGATCCTCGTGCAAAACGGGGTTGACCAGTCTGGAACCCAAGATGGCCAGTCTGCAGGACGAGTTGAAATGTCACAGTGACCAAGTATCGACAGGTCTCCCATCTCGAGATCGACAAGGACAACCTGCCGATAGAGGTCCAAAGTCGACATGTTGTAGTcgaccttgatcttgtcaCGATATATCGATCCAGTCAGGTTGAGGTTTGCGTAGATCCTATCCTTGGGGTCGAGGCATTGTGATGGTCTCGCCTGGTAGAGCCGGGAGAACAGCCGAGGACTAATCTGTGTTGACATTGGAAGGATGGCACGACGTGTTTCTTCTAGCACCACTGCCATCTCTCCCAGGTGCTCGACATAAGGCTGTGTACGTAACTGACGCAACACTTCGCGGAAATGTTGCCACGGCATCACCATATAGCCGCACATTACCACAGAGTCGCTGTTTGCCAGTCCAATTTCTTGTCGAATCCAGACCCTCTTAAACCAGGGACGTAAAAGGAGGAAGTGCAGGGCATGCATCGCCCGAGATTGATATGCCTCGGACTCCAAGTATTGAATCCAGCCATTAGGCTCCTGTTGTGTTCGAGCGCCCACATCTTGCAGCAAACTCATAATGAAGTCACTGTCTTTGTTGGCCTCGCCGAGCCAAACAGCCACGCGACTCGCCAATATGTACACATTGCCCATGTTTCGGACTTGGCTGCTTCTTTCGGCAATGTCCTCTTGGTTGATGCAGACGGCGTCGATCCACATGGTCCGAGGCTCGTCGGCTCGTCGGAGATGCTGTAGCGCAACAAAAAGATTTCGTCCGACCATCAAGGTTGACTGGTGAGGGTCGTCGCTGTAGGCAACTGAAACTGCAACTCCACCATCTGGCGAGCCCCATACATAGGATAAGGCTTCATAGGTGGGCGGTGGCTCTTGTGTCATTGTTGT
This region of Fusarium keratoplasticum isolate Fu6.1 chromosome 7, whole genome shotgun sequence genomic DNA includes:
- a CDS encoding HET domain-containing protein, which produces MTRFQYRGLGEGDQPIRLVTILPGSESQPISLQLHHTTMTQEPPPTYEALSYVWGSPDGGVAVSVAYSDDPHQSTLMVGRNLFVALQHLRRADEPRTMWIDAVCINQEDIAERSSQVRNMGNVYILASRVAVWLGEANKDSDFIMSLLQDVGARTQQEPNGWIQYLESEAYQSRAMHALHFLLLRPWFKRVWIRQEIGLANSDSVVMCGYMVMPWQHFREVLRQLRTQPYVEHLGEMAVVLEETRRAILPMSTQISPRLFSRLYQARPSQCLDPKDRIYANLNLTGSIYRDKIKVDYNMSTLDLYRQVVLVDLEMGDLSILGHCDISTRPADWPSWVPDWSTPFCTRILAKAKSSFILLPDGGCVGNNILQAAGLIISRIESLDKTRFYRDRSNFNTELERLAKTRITGSYLNGQSLLEAFCDTICCGDFNTPELDSDFPVLEITMSYVESLAENAENQSSKPPTALEYHIPRHCHGRSIFWTDHGHLGLCPAGSQPGDVIAVLLGCDAPLALRPNESGAYEVVGQCYVSGLMDGEAILGELPHRSMKDSRVAAFRSRMEGLQGVCQEEEMPNNLGNEHGTAADCKEHMGSGNRGSDWDRSDDDDSWLRSVTPEMLRKAGIDVKVFKLI